Part of the Parvularcula marina genome, TTCCGGTTTTTGTAATGTTAAGGGTAACAAAATGCTATTTGAACTGTGCGACCATTTTAATATCGTCACCTACCATGCGAACACTCGACCATTGTAACATTTTCGCCTGCTGCATTTGTGTTAGCTCGTCCATACAAATAAATTTTGACCTTTGTCCCCTATTAGTTTGGGCGCTTGATATAAAATCAATTCATCTACTAAATTTTGTTGTACTAATGCGCCGGCTAACATGCCACCCGCTTCTACCCAAACTTCATTCAACT contains:
- a CDS encoding dihydrofolate reductase family protein encodes the protein RLHNPVIRDSVEQIQVASVGNKLDLNAMLIALAKKQLNEVWVEAGGMLAGALVQQNLVDELILYQAPKLIGDKGQNLFVWTS